The DNA region TACGACATCAGCCATTATGAGGGCTAAGCCTTttgaaggtcctagagggggggggtgaataggccctgACAACTTTTTGCTCTATCCCGCGCACAAGGATAGCAAAGATTGTGCTATCCTTTTTGCTGTGAGACTAAGTTGTATAAATAAAAAGGCGAGTACTGAAAGTAATAGATATAAcaccagtacgttttttatacgcagaaaccctgcaaccagggagaaaaactgcgtgcctctaactcttgagagacaaactattccactattgtaaagacacttcttacaagactcacaactcaGAGGATGGCACAACACCTAGCCATCCTGCCTAGTCTAACTACTAGCACACAACTGAACTTGCTCTCTTGTCACTCAAGTGTTTTACACATAGCTCGAATCTAAGCTTCTATGCAGAATTCAACTAACACCTTTAGCTAATTCTCAAGGACAGCTTACAACTTGCTTCACACGAACTTAACTAACTCCTTAGCTAATTCTTTATGAAGACTTCTCCGGGTTGCATCACCTAGACAACTCTCAAGGTATGcatgaacaatgaacaatgaaatgggttttgaaaatgttttgatgctcagctctaagatttataatcaacaaggaagacttagagcaaaGGAGCAAAGAAGCAATAATGCTAAGACTCAAAGGGAGAAAATGCAAATGacaattttcaacaaccaagGAGCAAGAGAGGTCTTGctctctatttataggcaaaGTGCACAGCTATGAGGAAGCAAGCACGTTTGCCACATCAACAAGATTCTTTTGGACTCTAGCTGCTTGTCTGGAATACTAGGATGGATAGGACCCCTAGGGATCCCTCCACTCACAAGACAAAAGCTGAGAATAGACTTTCCTAGGAAAGACTAAAGCCAAAAGGATAAGACAAAAGGTTTTGGGAAAACTAGATCAGATTTAGTCAAGCATGAAGACTCTACAAAACCACTTTACCTAAGAGAACACTTAGGACTGCTGATAGCTTGGGCGGTGCATCACATGGGCAGCTGTCAAACTTGGTTTTtgaatcacaaaacccagctggtTCCCAAGGGTTCAAGTtatgtggtcacgggttggtttgccacaccaccctagactaacttggagctcaagtacgaatagactaatgttttgctaaaaggtatttgaaattcaaacacttaGAAACTGAAGCAAACACATTTGAATGTGTACATGGTCAGACCCAGTAGATAGAACAGATACAGCAGGGGTATCCGTTTAATCGGGATGGCAAGCACGGCTGCCATTCTTAgtgaatgaatgtgatgcacatgcatgaactacctgatgcatatgcatgaactacctgatgcacatgagatctgtcaggttcttcattcttcacttgagtAGTCCTTGCTACCAGGCTACAACATGTAGCATGtatccttgtgttttgatcataaagggATAGCCAACAATTCTTGTACCAACACCTTTGACGTCGGCATGGGCGCTCTCAGGCACCCGGCTAAGAGCAAAGCGACAGAGATCATAGTGGTATGTTTTTTTGCATGTTTCCTCGACGAGTTTGAAATCATTTGGCACACTGCAATGGCTTATGGGGAGGAACACAGCAATGAGACATACCAGAAGTACTGCTAGACGTACTGAACTCTTCATTTTTTGGGGCTATGCACCAAATTTGTAGGGGAGTTTTGAGACTTTGTTGGTAGGATATTGGTGGAAGTGTGAGGCAGTCAGCGTTTATATAGCACAAAAATCAGAAACCGAGCTCGTGTACAAGCTGTAGAAGAGTCGAGGATTCCAAGTCCAGGACTAGCTGATATGCATGTCTGAAAGAAAGCAATATTAGTTTTCATGGAAAAAATACTAATTGCCATTCACTAAGATCTGACCGATTAGAACAATTAAGGGgattttcaaaaattgctTTCCAATATGTACTAGTCAAGTCAATGTTGATCGATATAAGGTATAACATCTTTTGATATTGATTTACATAAGGGAGCTTTTATTCAtatttcaaaacttgaaggTATGAATAAATGATCGAAATAATCCCAATCGTTTTCTATGTCACTATGCGTGGTAAGCGCAACGGATATTAATATATGAGAGACATTGTTGGTAGCTTTCTACACGCGAACATCTTCATGTGATCGAGACGTTATGTGCATCGGTACATATAGCAATGTTCGGAATGCATGTCGTATTTAGAAAGACAGAATTATATTATGATCAAAGTTATATTTATACATAGAACTTTCTCTAGTAAGACATGCCTAAATTATTGCTCTTTCTAATAGTCAGAATTTATGATTCTGTTTTACTAAAATAATTTTAGCTCGTGTACATTTTGTATGAGGTAAAATTTGTGATTCTGTTCTAAAATTTGTGGCATTTGATGCTCTGATCTGTTTCATCATTGCATGTACTAAAATGAAGATGGCAGGGAAACGATTTTGCCAAAACGGAATATAAAGTAAGGCCATTTGGTTCCGAACTTGTATCTAGCAATACCAAAGTTCAAGTACTGAAGCAATTTTATTGAGTTGTCAAGGTAACTAACATTTTCTGATCACACGTATAGCTAATATATATCATGACAATATCTGCACCATTGCTTTAGTAATGGCCGCAAAATCATCCACACTTGCGCTCGTCACTGCTAGAGGAGACTTGGATGAAAATCCCAAACCATTGTTACATTCCTTGACCAAATACACAGTATCATCCATGGCTTGCTGCGCAGCCATCCTAGGCTGCACACCCAGTAATGCCGTTGTGTGCTTGCTTTTCGATATGAAACTCTATGATGGTGGTGTAGTAGTCTGCGCATGCGAGTAAGGCTTTTTTACTCCCTATAGGGGTCTGCTTAAGCAGATTGTTGATTATGTTCAGAGCATTCTGTGCTTTGCCCTTGAGTACTTTGTCGCACATTATGAGGGCTAAGTGTTTCATGTCTGCATCGGAGCTCCCCGGGACCGATTTGAGAGAAGAGATGCAGAGATCGGGTTTCGGGGTTTTCTGGCATGTTTGGGCGATGAGATTGGCATCCGTTGGAAGGTAAACGCTGCACTGAGTTAATGGAAGAAATGAAGCTTGAAACAAGTATACGAGAACTGCTACATATATTATGCTCTTCATTTTAAGGCTATGCAAGACAAAAGAGGGTTATTTGGGAGAAAGAGATTACACCTCTTATATATTGTGTCTCATGAAATCAGTGTTATAGTGTTATGCACATAGACGAAAACAGaaacacatcaaaatcaatgaTCTGCAACTAATTAACATCCGATACATTCACGTAATGGTTTACCGGATACAAACAATTCTATTGATAGGTAGGAATTTAACTTCTTTCtaaatattggttttttttattctttttgttgggGAAAGCTactaaattttggttttgacccAAACcgaaagaaaaggaagttaCCAATGTGGGTTGGTTAATCGGTAAAGACATGTTTGCAGTGAACCGTTGAATCGAACTTAAGTTCGATCGTCTTTGTTGAACCAAACTTAAGTTTGATTGTCTTTGCTAGTAGTTTTGTGTTGGTTGAGCAATCTGTAAATCTTTCGtgcaatttatacttcttgtAATCGTGCGTTGGTTGAACGATCCGTAAAACTTTCGTGTAATTCAATGATTCATACTTCTTGTGTTATGGAGACGAGATTTGTGTCCCATTTTTCTCTCAAAGAGTTGAGCTTCGAGTTCTTCAACTACAATTTTGTATATAAACTAGTGACATTTGATCAAAATGCTAGAACGTTACATAAGTTGTATCAAAATGCACGCAGTTGCAGTATTTGTAACGGAGAAGAGCCCAACGTCGTATTCTTGAACCCGTACGACAAAATCATAAGTTTAAGTAACCCAAAACAGAAGCAAAgatatagaaaaagaaaagccaaaGGCAAAGGGGTCGTCTCAGTCGGTGCGCCGTTGTTCCAGTTCTCCCCAATCATAAAACCCATCATCGAATCgcagaaaaccaaaaaaaaccaaacaaacgcAGATTCAGAAACAACAATGATGAAGAAGTCCATGAGAGCTGCCACTGATTTAACCCGTCGTATTTGAAATGGGAATCCCAACCACCACCAACTGGTGCAGCAACTCTGCTCTCTTGAGTCGCTTCCGATCCAAGTCTGCGTCACCATCCccaccaacaccaccaccacctccctCTTCGCTCTCTTTATCATCACCTCTGCTGCGCTCTCCAATACCATGATCCTCTCCCTCGCTCCCTCTCTTGGATCTCAGCTGCAGATCCATACCCACCAAACCCAATCCCAATGGACCCTGCTTCTCGCCCCGCAGTAGTCATCGACAATGGCACCGGGTAAACATCCTGTTCAATACAAATTATTATCGATatgaactgtatatataaacaGTAAAAGTTTTCGGGTTTTCAACAACCCTGCCGACACACCGGTTACTAATTGATTTTTCCGTGTCTTGTTCTTCTAGCTATACTAAGATGGGGTTTGCCGGCAACGTCGAGCCGTGTTACATTGTGCCCACAGTAGTTGCAGTCAACGATTCGTTTGTGAACCAATCGAGAAGCACCTCCTCCAAGGCCAGCTGGATAGCGCAGCACAATGCCGGCGTGATGGCCGATCTTGATTTCTTCATAGGGGATGAGGCTATCGAGAAATCGAGATCCAGCTCGACTTATAATTTGAAGTATCCGATTAGTCATGGGCAGGTGGAGAACTGGGACTCGATGGAGCGGTTCTGGCAGCAGTGTATATTTAATTACTTGCGTTGTGACCCTGAAGATCATTACTTTCTTTTGACTGAGAGCCCGCTTACTGCCCCGGAGAGCCGGGAGTATACGGGGGAGATTATGTTTGAGACTTTCAATGTTCCTGGCCTTTACATTGCTGTGAACTCGGTTCTTGCTCTTGCAGCTGGCTACACTACCTCTAAGGTTAGTATTGGAGCTTCCACATTTTAATGGTTACGAATTACATGACATTTGTGTTTAGTATGTGGATGTTTAATGTTAGGAACTATAGAGTTTATTTGATATTCGTGTAAATGTGTTGTTATAGTTGTGAGAAGTCCTCGTCCATGTGTGTGCATTTTGGTTATTGTTTTGATAGCTCTTTGACGTTTCCTCGTAGATTGACCTACAATTTTCTTAGTGTGAGATGACAGGTGTTGTAGTAGATGTTGGAGATGGGGCCAGTCATGTTGTTCCTGTTGCCGAAGGTTATGTTATTGGGAGCAGCATCAAGTCTGTTCCAATTGCAGGGAGAGATGTCACTCTTTTTGTCCAACAACTTATGCGGGTATGCTGACTACTTTTTGCGCTTTTTACCCTTTTACGTACTATATGAGTGGATGGAAAAATGAAGATGTTAAATCTGGAATGTAGATTGACTTGCAAGGAAGATTTAATGATAGGTTCCTACTTTATTTCTTAGTTTTATTAGAGACGATTTGGCTAATTTATTGCACTCATGAGTGATGAATTTTTCCAAATGAAGGGTTCGTATACTCATGATTTTCACACTTTGTGCAGGAAAGAGGAGAGAATGTGCCACCAGAAGACTCCTTTGATGTAGCTAGAAAAGTGAAGGAAATGTATTGCTATACTAGTTCTGACATCGTCAAGGTCTTTTTTACCTCCAtgttaatttagttttaatgacttGTTTCAGCTAGGTGTACTATTTCTCTATACCTGCCTAATGATCT from Fragaria vesca subsp. vesca unplaced genomic scaffold, FraVesHawaii_1.0 scf0513160_u, whole genome shotgun sequence includes:
- the LOC101309215 gene encoding actin-related protein 3-like; this encodes MDPASRPAVVIDNGTGYTKMGFAGNVEPCYIVPTVVAVNDSFVNQSRSTSSKASWIAQHNAGVMADLDFFIGDEAIEKSRSSSTYNLKYPISHGQVENWDSMERFWQQCIFNYLRCDPEDHYFLLTESPLTAPESREYTGEIMFETFNVPGLYIAVNSVLALAAGYTTSKCEMTGVVVDVGDGASHVVPVAEGYVIGSSIKSVPIAGRDVTLFVQQLMRERGENVPPEDSFDVARKVKEMYCYTSSDIVKEFNKHDKEPSKYIKQWKGIKPKTGAPYTCDIGYERFLGPEVFFNPEIYSSDFTTPLPVVIDKCIQSAPIDTRRSLYKNIVLSGGSTMFKDFHRRLQRDIKKIVDARLHASEARVGGELKSHPVEVNVVSHPIQRYAVWFGGSVLASTPEFFGACHTKAEYEEYGASICRTNPVFKGMY